The Drosophila mauritiana strain mau12 chromosome 2R, ASM438214v1, whole genome shotgun sequence genome has a segment encoding these proteins:
- the LOC117136686 gene encoding CLIP domain-containing serine protease B15-like isoform X2 — protein MHGQIAENGTNPWMAYIFKYNDKEEAELVCGGTLIHKQFVLSAAHCIERDQILAVRLGEHSSSRYFAVTKAFRNKYFTTNNYSNDIGILRIQPQVKFNAVIRPICIITDLTKVPNVKTYKAAGWGRTENETFSKVLRTVELNELSASECYNMLWVNVTESQICAGHPDGDTCAGDSGGPLIHPVYMDGSLRYVQLGIVSFGSSLCSSPGVYTRISSFIDWILMVVDNYAVRSPPKIQYRVWPSGK, from the exons ATGCATGGCCAGATTGCAGAAAACGGAACCAATCCTTGGATGGcatatatattcaaatataATGATAAGGAAGAAGCTGAGCTCGTATGCGGCGGAACACTCATTCACAAAC AATTCGTTTTGAGTGCAGCCCATTGCATCGAAAGAGATCAGATACT TGCCGTGCGTCTTGGAGAACACAGTTCATCAAGGTATTTTGCGGTGACCAAGGCCTTTCGGAACAAGTACTTTACAACTAACAATTATAGTAACGATATAGGCATACTTCGTATACAACCACAAGTGAAGTTTAACG CTGTTATCAGGCCCATTTGCATTATCACGGATCTGACAAAAGTGCCAAATGTCAAAACCTACAAGGCTGCTGGCTGGGGAAGAACAGAAAACGAGACATTTTCAAAGGTTCTTAGAACCGTAGAGTTAAACGAACTCAGCGCATCCGAGTGTTACAATATGCTTTGGGTGAATGTAACCGAGAGCCAGATTTGCGCCGGACATCCGGACGGGGATACGTGCGCGGGCGACTCTGGAGGTCCATTGATTCATCCGGTGTACATGGATGGATCCCTGCGGTACGTGCAACTAGGAATCGTCAGTTTTGGAAGCTCATTGTGCAGCAGTCCTGGGGTTTATACCCGGATATCAAGCTTTATCGACTGGATACTTATGGTGGTAGACAACTACGCGGTACGCAGCCCACCGAAGATCCAGTATCGAGTATGGCCTTCAGGCAAATAA
- the LOC117136686 gene encoding CLIP domain-containing serine protease B15-like isoform X1, protein MFVTQLVIFTIFKLILLWPGAMSQFLEPNCGYPGISPKIMHGQIAENGTNPWMAYIFKYNDKEEAELVCGGTLIHKQFVLSAAHCIERDQILAVRLGEHSSSRYFAVTKAFRNKYFTTNNYSNDIGILRIQPQVKFNAVIRPICIITDLTKVPNVKTYKAAGWGRTENETFSKVLRTVELNELSASECYNMLWVNVTESQICAGHPDGDTCAGDSGGPLIHPVYMDGSLRYVQLGIVSFGSSLCSSPGVYTRISSFIDWILMVVDNYAVRSPPKIQYRVWPSGK, encoded by the exons ATGTTTGTGACTCAGCTGGTTATTTTCACGATTTTCAAGTTAATTTTGCTCTGGCCGGGTGCTATGTCACAGTTCCTTGAACCGAATTGTGGCTACCCTGGCATTAGCCCAAAAATAATGCATGGCCAGATTGCAGAAAACGGAACCAATCCTTGGATGGcatatatattcaaatataATGATAAGGAAGAAGCTGAGCTCGTATGCGGCGGAACACTCATTCACAAAC AATTCGTTTTGAGTGCAGCCCATTGCATCGAAAGAGATCAGATACT TGCCGTGCGTCTTGGAGAACACAGTTCATCAAGGTATTTTGCGGTGACCAAGGCCTTTCGGAACAAGTACTTTACAACTAACAATTATAGTAACGATATAGGCATACTTCGTATACAACCACAAGTGAAGTTTAACG CTGTTATCAGGCCCATTTGCATTATCACGGATCTGACAAAAGTGCCAAATGTCAAAACCTACAAGGCTGCTGGCTGGGGAAGAACAGAAAACGAGACATTTTCAAAGGTTCTTAGAACCGTAGAGTTAAACGAACTCAGCGCATCCGAGTGTTACAATATGCTTTGGGTGAATGTAACCGAGAGCCAGATTTGCGCCGGACATCCGGACGGGGATACGTGCGCGGGCGACTCTGGAGGTCCATTGATTCATCCGGTGTACATGGATGGATCCCTGCGGTACGTGCAACTAGGAATCGTCAGTTTTGGAAGCTCATTGTGCAGCAGTCCTGGGGTTTATACCCGGATATCAAGCTTTATCGACTGGATACTTATGGTGGTAGACAACTACGCGGTACGCAGCCCACCGAAGATCCAGTATCGAGTATGGCCTTCAGGCAAATAA
- the LOC117136686 gene encoding vitamin K-dependent protein C-like isoform X3: protein MFVTQLVIFTIFKLILLWPGAMSQFLEPNCGYPGISPKIMHGQIAENGTNPWMAYIFKYNDKEEAELVCGGTLIHKQFVLSAAHCIERDQILAVRLGEHSSSRYFAVTKAFRNKYFTTNNYSNDIGILRIQPQVKFNGPFALSRI, encoded by the exons ATGTTTGTGACTCAGCTGGTTATTTTCACGATTTTCAAGTTAATTTTGCTCTGGCCGGGTGCTATGTCACAGTTCCTTGAACCGAATTGTGGCTACCCTGGCATTAGCCCAAAAATAATGCATGGCCAGATTGCAGAAAACGGAACCAATCCTTGGATGGcatatatattcaaatataATGATAAGGAAGAAGCTGAGCTCGTATGCGGCGGAACACTCATTCACAAAC AATTCGTTTTGAGTGCAGCCCATTGCATCGAAAGAGATCAGATACT TGCCGTGCGTCTTGGAGAACACAGTTCATCAAGGTATTTTGCGGTGACCAAGGCCTTTCGGAACAAGTACTTTACAACTAACAATTATAGTAACGATATAGGCATACTTCGTATACAACCACAAGTGAAGTTTAACG GCCCATTTGCATTATCACGGATCTGA